In a genomic window of Streptococcus oralis:
- the ppc gene encoding phosphoenolpyruvate carboxylase produces MSLQKLENYSNKAVVQEEVLILTELLEDITKNMLAPETFEKIIQLKELSTSENYQGLNDLVTSLSNEEMIYISRYFSILPLLINISEDVDLAYEINHQNNVDQDYLGKLSTTIKMVAEKENAAEILEKLNVVPVLTAHPTQVQRKSMLDLTNHIHTLLRKYRDVKLGLINKEKWHTDLRRYIEIIMQTDMIREKKLKVTNEITNVMEYYQSSFLNAVPRLTAEYKKLAKEQGIELEHPKPITMGMWIGGDRDGNPFVTAETLNKSALTQCEVIMNYYDEKIYNLYREFSLSTSIVNVSDKVREMAMKSQDNSIYREKELYRRALFDIQAKMQATKAYLIEDKDLQPRYATADEFYQDLLAIRDSLLENKGEYLISGEFVELMQAVEIFGFYLASIDMRQDSSVHEACVAELLASAGINDHYSDLSEDEKCTLLLKELEEDPRILSATHAEKSELLEKELSIFKAARKLKDKLGENVIRQTIISHATSVSDMLELAIMLKEVGLVDAQKARVQIVPLFETIEDLDHSEETMRRYFSLPLAKKWIASKDNYQEIMLGYSDSNKDGGYLSSCWTLYKAQQQLTAIGDEFGVKVTFFHGRGGTVGRGGGPTYEAITSQPLKSIKDRIRLTEQGEVIGNKYGNKDAAYYNLEMLVSAAINRMITKKKSDTNTSNRYEAIMDQVVDRSYDIYRDLVFGNEHFYDYFFESSPIKAISSFNIGSRPAARKTITEIGGLRAIPWVFSWSQSRVMFPGWYGVGSSFKEFIDQDPKNIEFLRDMYQNWPFFQSLLSNVDMVLSKSNMNIAFEYAKLCEDEEVQAIYYTILDEWQLTKDIILAIEGYDELLAENSYLKDSLNYRMPYFNILNYIQLELIKRQRRGELSADEEKLIHTTINGIATGLRNSG; encoded by the coding sequence ATGTCTCTTCAAAAATTAGAAAACTATAGTAATAAAGCAGTCGTCCAAGAAGAAGTCTTGATTCTGACTGAGCTATTAGAAGATATCACAAAAAATATGCTGGCGCCAGAAACCTTTGAAAAGATTATCCAGTTGAAGGAATTATCAACTAGCGAGAATTATCAAGGGCTCAATGACCTAGTGACCAGTCTTTCGAATGAAGAAATGATTTACATTTCACGCTATTTCTCTATCCTTCCACTTTTGATTAATATCTCTGAGGATGTGGATTTGGCCTATGAAATCAATCACCAAAACAATGTGGACCAAGACTATTTAGGAAAATTATCTACAACGATTAAGATGGTAGCTGAAAAAGAAAATGCAGCCGAAATTTTAGAAAAGTTAAATGTCGTTCCTGTCTTGACCGCCCATCCAACGCAAGTACAACGCAAGAGTATGCTGGATTTAACCAATCACATCCATACGCTCTTGCGCAAGTACCGTGATGTCAAACTCGGCTTGATTAATAAAGAAAAATGGCACACAGATCTCCGCCGTTACATTGAGATTATCATGCAAACGGACATGATTCGTGAGAAAAAATTGAAAGTAACGAACGAAATCACCAACGTGATGGAGTATTACCAAAGTTCTTTCCTGAATGCTGTTCCACGTTTGACGGCTGAGTATAAGAAACTAGCTAAAGAACAAGGTATCGAGCTTGAGCATCCAAAACCGATTACTATGGGGATGTGGATCGGAGGAGACCGTGATGGAAATCCTTTCGTAACTGCGGAAACTCTAAACAAATCAGCCTTGACTCAGTGCGAAGTCATCATGAACTACTACGATGAGAAGATTTATAATCTTTATCGTGAATTTTCACTTTCAACCAGCATCGTGAATGTCAGCGACAAGGTCCGTGAGATGGCAATGAAGTCACAGGATAACTCCATTTACCGTGAAAAAGAACTCTATCGTCGTGCCCTTTTTGATATCCAAGCTAAGATGCAGGCAACCAAGGCTTACTTGATTGAAGACAAAGACCTTCAGCCTAGATATGCCACTGCAGATGAATTCTATCAAGATTTGTTGGCCATTCGCGATTCTCTCCTTGAGAATAAGGGAGAATACCTAATTTCAGGAGAATTTGTCGAGTTGATGCAAGCTGTCGAAATTTTTGGTTTCTACCTTGCTTCTATCGATATGCGCCAAGACTCTAGTGTTCATGAAGCTTGTGTGGCTGAATTGCTAGCATCTGCTGGCATCAACGACCATTATAGCGATCTGTCAGAAGACGAAAAATGTACCCTCCTCTTAAAAGAGTTGGAAGAAGATCCTCGTATCCTCTCAGCGACTCATGCTGAAAAGTCAGAACTGCTTGAAAAAGAACTCTCTATCTTTAAAGCTGCGCGTAAGTTGAAGGATAAACTGGGTGAAAACGTCATTCGTCAAACCATCATTTCGCACGCAACAAGTGTATCCGATATGTTAGAGCTAGCCATTATGCTTAAGGAAGTCGGCTTGGTGGATGCCCAAAAAGCCCGCGTTCAGATTGTTCCCCTCTTTGAAACAATCGAAGACTTGGATCACTCAGAAGAAACCATGAGAAGATATTTCTCTCTTCCTTTGGCTAAAAAATGGATTGCTTCAAAAGACAACTACCAAGAAATCATGCTTGGCTACTCTGATAGTAACAAGGACGGTGGTTACCTATCATCATGTTGGACATTATATAAAGCTCAACAACAACTGACTGCTATTGGGGATGAATTTGGCGTTAAGGTTACTTTCTTCCATGGTCGTGGTGGTACTGTGGGTCGTGGTGGTGGACCAACTTATGAAGCCATCACATCTCAACCACTTAAGTCTATTAAGGACCGTATCCGTCTGACTGAACAAGGAGAAGTGATTGGAAACAAATACGGTAACAAAGACGCTGCCTATTATAACCTTGAAATGTTGGTTTCTGCAGCCATTAACCGTATGATTACCAAGAAGAAGAGTGATACCAATACATCAAATCGTTACGAAGCAATTATGGACCAAGTAGTGGACCGTAGTTATGATATCTATCGTGATTTGGTCTTTGGAAATGAACATTTCTATGACTATTTCTTTGAATCCAGTCCGATTAAGGCTATTTCAAGCTTCAATATCGGTTCGCGTCCAGCAGCTCGTAAGACCATCACTGAAATTGGCGGTTTGCGTGCTATTCCTTGGGTCTTCTCATGGTCACAAAGCCGTGTCATGTTCCCTGGATGGTACGGAGTTGGATCAAGCTTTAAAGAGTTTATAGATCAAGATCCGAAGAATATCGAGTTTCTTCGAGATATGTACCAAAACTGGCCTTTCTTCCAATCTTTGCTTTCCAATGTAGACATGGTCTTGTCTAAGTCTAATATGAACATTGCTTTTGAATATGCCAAGCTCTGTGAAGACGAAGAAGTACAAGCTATCTACTACACTATTTTAGATGAATGGCAGTTGACTAAGGACATTATTTTAGCTATCGAAGGTTATGACGAACTCTTGGCAGAAAACTCTTACCTAAAAGACAGTCTAAACTATCGTATGCCTTACTTTAATATCCTGAACTACATCCAGTTGGAGTTGATCAAACGTCAACGTCGCGGCGAATTGTCAGCTGACGAAGAAAAACTGATCCATACAACTATCAACGGAATTGCAACCGGTTTACGTAATTCAGGCTGA
- the ftsW gene encoding cell division peptidoglycan polymerase FtsW: protein MKISKRHLLNYSILIPYFLLSILGLIVVYSTTSATLIEEGKSAFQLVRNQGIFWIASLILIALIYKLKLGFLRNGRLIFIVMIVEMVLLALARLVGTPVNGAYGWISVGPVTIQPAEYLKIIIIWYLAHRFSKQQDEIAVYDFQVLTQNQWLPRAFNDWRFVLLVLIGSLGIFPDLGNATILVLVALIMYTVSGIAYRWFSTILALLAGSSMLVLSVIRFVGVEKFSQIPVFGYVAKRFSAFFNPFNDLAGAGHQLANSYYAMVNGGWFGLGLGNSIEKRGYLPEAHTDFVFSIVIEEFGFVGASMILALLFFLILRIILVGIRAKDPFNSMVAIGVGGMILVQVFVNIGGISGLIPSTGVTFPFLSQGGNSLLVLSVAIALVLNIDASEKRAKLIREYENQTDESL from the coding sequence ATGAAAATTAGTAAAAGGCACCTACTAAACTATTCCATTTTGATTCCTTATTTCCTTTTATCGATTTTGGGACTGATTGTGGTGTACTCGACAACGAGTGCAACCTTGATTGAAGAAGGAAAAAGCGCCTTTCAATTGGTGCGTAACCAGGGGATCTTCTGGATAGCTAGTTTGATTCTGATTGCCTTAATCTATAAATTAAAATTAGGTTTCCTAAGAAACGGACGTCTCATCTTTATCGTAATGATTGTGGAGATGGTTCTTTTAGCTCTGGCGCGACTGGTCGGAACACCTGTCAATGGAGCATACGGATGGATTTCTGTAGGACCTGTAACGATTCAGCCTGCGGAGTACCTTAAGATTATCATCATCTGGTACCTGGCACATCGATTTTCAAAACAACAAGATGAGATTGCGGTTTATGACTTCCAGGTTTTGACACAGAATCAGTGGCTACCTCGAGCTTTTAATGACTGGCGTTTTGTTCTGCTGGTTCTGATTGGTAGCTTGGGAATTTTCCCAGACTTGGGTAATGCGACCATCTTGGTCTTGGTGGCGCTCATCATGTATACGGTTAGTGGGATTGCCTATCGTTGGTTCTCGACCATTCTAGCTCTCTTGGCAGGAAGTTCAATGTTAGTCTTGTCTGTCATTCGCTTTGTTGGGGTTGAAAAGTTCTCTCAAATTCCTGTATTTGGTTACGTTGCTAAACGTTTTAGTGCCTTCTTTAATCCCTTTAATGACTTGGCGGGTGCAGGACACCAGCTCGCAAATTCCTACTATGCCATGGTTAATGGTGGCTGGTTCGGACTGGGACTAGGGAATTCTATCGAGAAGCGTGGTTATCTGCCAGAAGCCCATACGGATTTCGTCTTTTCGATTGTCATCGAGGAGTTTGGATTCGTAGGAGCCAGTATGATTTTGGCTCTACTCTTCTTCTTGATTTTGCGAATCATCTTGGTTGGTATTCGAGCAAAGGACCCCTTTAACTCTATGGTTGCTATTGGTGTCGGAGGAATGATCCTTGTTCAGGTCTTTGTCAATATTGGTGGGATTTCAGGGTTGATTCCTTCTACAGGGGTAACCTTCCCCTTCCTTTCACAAGGTGGGAACAGTCTATTGGTATTATCCGTGGCCATCGCGCTTGTACTGAATATTGATGCCAGTGAAAAACGTGCCAAACTTATCAGAGAATACGAAAATCAAACCGATGAAAGTCTGTAA
- the prsA gene encoding peptidylprolyl isomerase PrsA, translating to MKKKLMAGAITLLSVATLAACSNSSEGKDLISMKGDVITEHQFFEEVKNNPTAQQVLLNMTIQKVFEQQYGSEVTDKDVDDAVAEEQKKYGDSYNSVLQRAGMTPETRKAQIRTSKLVELAVKKAAESELTDEAYQKAFESYTPDVTAQIIRLDNEDKAKEVLEKAKAEGADFAQLAKDNSNDDKTKENGGEITFDSASTELPEQVKKAAFALDVNGVSDVITATGTQAYSSQFYIIKVTKKTEKSSNIEDYKEKLKTIILTQKQNDSAFVQGVIGKELQAANIKVKDQAFQNIFTQYIGGGDSSSSSSSSSN from the coding sequence ATGAAGAAAAAACTTATGGCAGGAGCCATCACACTTTTATCAGTAGCAACACTTGCAGCTTGTTCAAACAGTTCTGAAGGAAAAGATTTGATCAGCATGAAGGGCGATGTGATTACAGAGCATCAATTCTTTGAAGAAGTAAAGAACAATCCAACTGCACAACAAGTCTTGCTCAATATGACCATCCAAAAAGTATTTGAACAACAATATGGGTCGGAGGTAACGGATAAAGATGTGGATGATGCCGTTGCTGAAGAACAAAAGAAATACGGCGATAGCTACAACAGCGTGCTTCAACGTGCAGGTATGACACCTGAGACTCGTAAAGCTCAAATCCGTACCAGCAAATTGGTTGAATTAGCGGTTAAGAAGGCTGCAGAGAGCGAGTTGACAGACGAAGCCTACCAAAAAGCTTTTGAGTCTTATACACCAGATGTGACAGCTCAAATCATCCGTTTGGATAATGAAGACAAGGCAAAAGAAGTACTTGAGAAAGCTAAAGCAGAAGGTGCGGATTTTGCTCAGTTGGCAAAAGACAACTCTAACGATGACAAGACAAAAGAAAATGGTGGAGAAATCACTTTTGACTCTGCTTCTACAGAACTTCCAGAACAAGTTAAGAAAGCAGCCTTTGCCTTGGATGTGAATGGGGTTTCTGATGTGATTACAGCTACCGGAACACAAGCCTACAGCAGTCAGTTCTACATCATCAAAGTAACGAAGAAAACAGAAAAATCTTCTAATATTGAGGATTACAAAGAAAAATTGAAGACCATCATCTTGACTCAGAAACAAAATGATTCAGCCTTTGTTCAAGGAGTAATTGGTAAAGAATTGCAAGCGGCAAACATCAAGGTTAAGGATCAAGCCTTCCAAAACATCTTCACCCAATACATCGGTGGTGGTGACTCAAGCTCAAGCAGCAGCTCTTCATCTAACTAA
- a CDS encoding O-methyltransferase, whose translation MVESYSKNANHNMRRPVVKEEIVELMRQRQKQVTGSLKELETFARKENIPIIPHETVAYFRFLMETMQPKNILEIGTAIGFSALLMAEHAPDAKITTIDRNPEMIGFAKENFAQFDSRKQITLLEGDAVDVLSSLTETYDFVFMDSAKSKYIVFLPEIFKRLEVGGVVVLDDIFQGGDVAKDIMEVRRGQRTIYRGLQRLFDATLDNPGLTATLVPLGDGILMLRKNLAEVELPESE comes from the coding sequence ATGGTAGAGTCTTATAGTAAAAATGCCAATCACAATATGCGACGTCCCGTCGTCAAGGAAGAAATCGTAGAACTCATGCGCCAGCGTCAAAAGCAGGTGACAGGTTCCTTGAAAGAATTGGAGACCTTCGCTCGCAAGGAAAACATTCCCATCATTCCTCATGAAACGGTTGCTTATTTCCGTTTTCTAATGGAAACCATGCAACCTAAGAATATTTTGGAGATTGGAACGGCAATTGGCTTTTCTGCCCTCCTGATGGCGGAACATGCGCCAGATGCCAAGATTACAACGATTGACCGTAATCCTGAGATGATAGGCTTTGCCAAGGAAAACTTTGCCCAGTTTGACAGTCGTAAGCAAATCACTCTTTTAGAGGGAGATGCAGTTGATGTTTTATCCAGTCTGACAGAAACTTATGACTTTGTCTTTATGGATTCTGCCAAGTCCAAGTATATCGTCTTTCTGCCTGAAATCTTTAAACGCTTGGAAGTTGGTGGAGTAGTGGTCTTGGATGACATTTTCCAAGGAGGCGATGTTGCCAAGGACATCATGGAAGTCCGCCGAGGTCAACGCACCATTTACCGTGGTTTGCAAAGACTTTTCGACGCAACGTTGGACAATCCAGGTCTAACAGCAACTCTAGTTCCACTTGGAGACGGCATTCTCATGCTAAGAAAAAATCTAGCAGAAGTAGAGCTTCCTGAGAGCGAATGA
- the pepF gene encoding oligoendopeptidase F: MVLQRHEINEKDTWDLSTIYPTDQAWEEALKDLTEKVQTASQYEGHLLDSADSLLEITEFSLDLERQVEKLYVYAHMKNDQDTREAKYQEYYAKAMTLYSQLEQAFSFYEPEFMEISEEQYAAFLEAQPKLQVYKHFFDKLLQKKDHVLSQREEELLAGAGEIFGSASETFAILDNADISFPYVLDDEGKEVQLSHGTYIRLMESKNREVRRGAYEALYATYEQFQHTYAKTLQTNVKVQNYRAKVRNYKSARHAALAANFVPESVYDNLVAAVRKHLPLLHRYLELRSKILGISDLKMYDVYTPLSSVDYSFTYEEALKKAEEALAVLGDDYLSRVKRAFSERWIDVYENQGKRSGAYSGGSYDTNAFMLLNWQDNLDNLFTLVHETGHSMHSSYTRETQPYVYGDYSIFLAEIASTTNENILTEKLLEEVEDNATRFAILNNFLDGFRGTVFRQTQFAEFEHAIHQADQNGEVLTSDFLNKLYADLNQEYYGLSKEDNPQIQYEWARIPHFYYNYYVYQYSTGFAAASALAEKIVHGSQEDRDRYIDYLKAGKSDYPLNVMRKAGVDMEKEDYLNDAFAVFERRLNEFEALVEKLGLA; encoded by the coding sequence ATGGTATTACAACGACATGAAATAAATGAAAAAGATACATGGGATCTTTCGACAATCTACCCAACAGACCAGGCTTGGGAAGAAGCCTTGAAAGATTTAACTGAAAAAGTACAAACAGCGTCCCAGTATGAGGGGCATCTCTTGGATAGCGCAGACAGTTTGCTTGAGATCACAGAATTCTCACTCGACTTGGAACGCCAAGTTGAAAAGCTTTATGTCTATGCGCATATGAAAAATGACCAGGACACGCGTGAGGCCAAGTATCAAGAGTACTATGCTAAGGCAATGACCCTATACAGTCAGTTAGAACAAGCCTTTTCATTCTATGAACCTGAGTTTATGGAGATTAGCGAAGAGCAGTATGCGGCCTTCCTAGAAGCTCAACCAAAACTCCAAGTTTACAAACACTTTTTTGACAAGCTCTTGCAAAAGAAAGACCATGTTCTTTCGCAACGTGAGGAAGAATTGCTTGCTGGAGCAGGAGAAATCTTTGGTTCTGCTAGTGAAACCTTCGCTATTTTGGACAATGCGGATATTAGCTTCCCATACGTGCTTGATGACGAAGGCAAGGAAGTGCAACTCTCACACGGTACTTACATCCGTTTGATGGAGTCTAAAAACCGTGAAGTGCGTCGTGGTGCCTATGAAGCCCTTTATGCGACATATGAGCAATTCCAACACACTTATGCTAAGACTTTGCAGACAAATGTTAAGGTGCAAAACTACCGAGCAAAAGTTCGCAACTATAAGAGTGCTCGCCATGCAGCCCTCGCAGCAAACTTTGTTCCAGAAAGTGTCTATGACAATCTAGTAGCAGCAGTTCGCAAGCATTTGCCACTCTTGCATCGTTACCTAGAACTTCGTTCTAAAATCTTGGGTATTTCCGACCTCAAGATGTACGATGTCTACACACCGCTATCTTCAGTAGATTATAGCTTTACCTACGAAGAAGCCTTGAAAAAGGCAGAAGAAGCCTTGGCGGTCTTGGGTGACGACTACTTGAGCCGTGTCAAACGTGCCTTCAGTGAGCGTTGGATTGATGTCTATGAAAATCAAGGCAAGCGTTCTGGTGCCTACTCTGGTGGTTCTTACGATACCAATGCCTTTATGCTTCTCAACTGGCAGGACAATCTAGACAATCTCTTTACCCTTGTCCATGAAACAGGTCACAGTATGCACTCAAGCTATACTCGTGAAACTCAGCCTTATGTTTACGGGGATTATTCTATCTTCTTAGCAGAGATTGCCTCAACGACTAACGAAAATATCTTGACAGAGAAATTGTTGGAAGAAGTAGAAGACAATGCGACTCGTTTTGCAATTCTCAATAACTTCCTAGATGGTTTCCGTGGAACAGTTTTCCGTCAAACTCAATTCGCTGAGTTTGAACATGCTATCCACCAAGCAGACCAAAATGGAGAAGTCTTGACAAGTGATTTCCTCAATAAACTCTACGCTGACTTGAACCAAGAGTACTATGGACTCAGCAAGGAAGACAATCCTCAGATCCAATACGAGTGGGCACGCATTCCTCACTTCTACTATAACTACTATGTTTATCAGTATTCAACTGGTTTTGCAGCTGCTTCAGCCTTAGCTGAAAAGATTGTCCATGGTAGTCAAGAAGATCGTGACCGCTATATCGACTACCTCAAGGCTGGTAAGTCTGACTATCCGCTCAATGTCATGAGAAAAGCGGGTGTTGATATGGAGAAGGAAGACTATCTTAACGATGCCTTTGCAGTCTTTGAACGTCGCTTAAACGAGTTTGAAGCCCTTGTTGAAAAATTGGGACTAGCTTAA